The following coding sequences are from one Rhodobiaceae bacterium window:
- the atpF gene encoding ATP synthase subunit b, which produces MLQDANFWVLVSFSIFVGLLFYFGVPGMVTAALDKRADDIKNELDEARKLREEAQQVLASYQRKQRDAEKEAEAIVEQARAEAERLAIETKENLAQQVERRTQLAEDKIGQAEAQALQEVRSVAADIAVSAARKIIEEKLDGDRAAQLIDKSIAEVKDKLH; this is translated from the coding sequence ATGCTACAAGATGCAAATTTCTGGGTTCTGGTCAGCTTCAGTATCTTTGTTGGGCTGCTCTTCTATTTCGGCGTGCCCGGAATGGTGACAGCTGCGCTTGATAAGAGAGCAGACGACATCAAGAACGAACTTGATGAAGCCCGTAAGCTTCGCGAAGAAGCTCAACAGGTTCTTGCCAGCTATCAGCGCAAACAGCGCGACGCGGAAAAAGAAGCCGAAGCCATTGTCGAACAGGCACGGGCAGAAGCTGAGCGGCTCGCCATTGAGACCAAGGAAAACCTGGCTCAGCAGGTTGAGCGGCGGACGCAACTGGCTGAAGACAAAATCGGTCAGGCAGAAGCTCAAGCACTTCAGGAAGTTCGCTCTGTGGCCGCTGACATTGCTGTCTCTGCTGCTCGCAAGATCATTGAAGAGAAGCTCGACGGCGACCGCGCCGCCCAGCTGATTGATAAATCAATCGCTGAGGTCAAAGACAAGCTGCACTAG
- the atpG gene encoding ATP synthase subunit b', giving the protein MPQLDFATFAPQLIWLTLVFGVLYLVMARVALPRIATVIEERRDRIADDLDTAAQLKSDTDDAIASYETALAEARAHAHSIAQETRDRLTAETDAHRADLEGQLAARIADAEKRIDATKTQALTNVRDVAVDVADAITQQLLGDSDRAAAERAVDGELA; this is encoded by the coding sequence ATGCCTCAGTTAGATTTTGCCACCTTCGCGCCTCAGCTCATTTGGTTGACGCTCGTCTTTGGCGTTCTCTACCTCGTCATGGCGCGGGTCGCCCTGCCGCGGATTGCGACCGTTATTGAAGAACGCCGCGACCGTATTGCAGACGATCTAGACACGGCTGCTCAGCTCAAAAGCGACACGGATGACGCCATCGCGTCCTACGAAACCGCTCTGGCTGAAGCCCGCGCACACGCTCATTCGATTGCGCAGGAAACGCGGGATCGCCTGACAGCAGAAACAGACGCGCACCGGGCGGACCTGGAAGGTCAGCTTGCTGCACGTATCGCGGATGCTGAAAAACGGATTGATGCCACGAAGACCCAGGCGCTCACCAACGTTCGGGATGTGGCGGTTGATGTTGCCGACGCAATCACACAGCAATTGCTGGGCGATAGTGACCGGGCAGCTGCAGAACGCGCCGTTGACGGCGAACTCGCTTAA
- the atpE gene encoding ATP synthase subunit c: protein MEPEAAKLIGAGIACIALAGAGVGIGHIFGNYLAGALRNPAAAPAQFPNLLLGFALAEATGLFGLVVALILLFVL, encoded by the coding sequence ATGGAACCTGAAGCAGCAAAGCTCATTGGCGCTGGTATCGCTTGTATCGCCCTTGCAGGCGCTGGTGTTGGCATCGGCCACATCTTTGGTAACTACCTGGCAGGCGCACTGCGGAACCCAGCTGCTGCACCAGCACAGTTCCCTAACCTGCTGCTGGGCTTCGCCCTTGCTGAAGCAACAGGCCTCTTCGGTCTTGTTGTTGCACTGATCCTGCTCTTCGTTCTTTAA
- the atpB gene encoding ATP synthase subunit a has product MSAADQESGGLGIDPMHQFEVTPIIPIHFGGIDASFTNASMWMVFAAIGIISLTVFAMSGRAMVPGRWQSIAELSYEFVANMVRDNVGKAGQNYFPFIFTLFMFVLFSNMLGMLPYSFTTTSHIIVTFALALFIFIGVTLIGVVKHGFHFLSLFVPKGLPAVLLPLIVVIEVISYLSRPISLSVRLFANMMAGHTMLKVFAGFVIGFLGAGGLFTGLAIAPIAFMVAFTGLEILVAFLQAYVFAILTCIYLNDALHLH; this is encoded by the coding sequence GTGTCAGCAGCAGACCAAGAAAGCGGCGGCCTCGGCATTGATCCGATGCACCAGTTTGAAGTGACGCCGATTATTCCAATCCATTTCGGTGGCATTGACGCGTCTTTCACAAACGCTTCCATGTGGATGGTGTTTGCAGCCATCGGCATTATCAGCCTGACAGTGTTCGCGATGAGCGGACGTGCCATGGTCCCAGGTCGCTGGCAGTCAATTGCAGAGCTTTCCTACGAATTTGTTGCCAATATGGTGCGCGACAATGTGGGTAAAGCGGGTCAGAACTACTTCCCCTTCATTTTCACGCTTTTCATGTTTGTGCTCTTCTCAAACATGCTGGGCATGCTTCCCTACTCTTTCACGACCACCAGCCACATCATTGTGACGTTTGCGCTGGCGCTCTTCATCTTTATCGGTGTGACGCTTATCGGTGTTGTGAAACACGGTTTCCACTTCCTCTCACTCTTCGTGCCAAAAGGCCTGCCGGCTGTTCTGTTGCCGCTGATTGTTGTGATTGAAGTCATTTCCTATCTCTCCCGCCCGATCAGCCTTTCGGTTCGTCTTTTTGCCAACATGATGGCCGGACATACGATGCTGAAAGTGTTTGCGGGATTTGTGATCGGCTTTCTTGGCGCCGGGGGCCTTTTCACAGGTCTTGCGATTGCGCCGATCGCCTTCATGGTGGCCTTTACTGGCCTCGAAATTCTGGTGGCATTCCTGCAGGCTTATGTGTTTGCCATTCTTACCTGCATCTATCTCAACGACGCACTGCATCTTCACTAG
- the atpI gene encoding ATP synthase protein I encodes MKTPTERNGDTGDAGTDNKSDLAALDAKIRAHTEAHRQKNPEPAETGRRSTAIGMAFRLSTEMVAGLVAGGVIGWIFDDLLGTKPWGLLTFFFLGMAAGILNVFRTAQKLAADAAEQVGKSGDQSGDK; translated from the coding sequence ATGAAGACCCCGACAGAACGTAACGGCGATACAGGCGACGCTGGTACGGACAATAAGTCTGATCTTGCGGCGCTCGACGCTAAAATCCGCGCCCACACGGAGGCCCATCGGCAGAAAAACCCCGAGCCGGCCGAGACTGGAAGACGAAGTACCGCCATCGGCATGGCATTTAGACTTTCGACCGAAATGGTCGCAGGCCTGGTTGCCGGGGGCGTTATCGGATGGATCTTTGATGATCTGTTGGGCACAAAGCCTTGGGGCTTGCTCACCTTCTTCTTTCTGGGAATGGCCGCAGGAATTTTAAATGTGTTTCGTACGGCCCAGAAACTGGCAGCCGATGCAGCGGAACAGGTGGGCAAGTCGGGCGATCAGTCCGGTGACAAGTAA
- the smc gene encoding chromosome partition protein Smc: protein MKFSRLRLSGFKSFVDTTDLLIEPGLTGVVGPNGCGKSNLLEAMRWVMGENSFKNMRGSGMEDVIFAGTAGRPARNNAEVVLTIDNADRSAPAAYNESDILEVSRRIEKDAGSQYRINGKDVRARDVQLLFADASTGSHSPALVRQGQIGQLIASKPVNRRRILEEAAGITGLHTRRHEAELRLKAAETNLTRLDDVVVQIETQLAGLKRQARQATRYRNLSGHIRRAEATVLHMKWANATETLGEEEKRLTETDARVAELTQLAAAASTAQAQASEKLPELRDAEAHAAAGLHRLTVARENLDAEEARAKEQAAQLVARLEQITQDIARERELMSDTREALEKLTAEEAELKSQDASQADAHEVARTKVTETSEALQTRENELDTLSQEAAALAAERQSLERSIQQGEQRIEKLASQLSDIATERATLADAEEKKAAIAQQGAELEEAMARAEEAEKVALAAEEALRAARADEAEKREPLQGAERELEGLSAEAKTLADMLAVDEGGLWPPLIDAVTVEPGYEKALGAALGDDLSVPTDSAAPIHWDLVEAHGDAALPEAARPLSSVVRGPAAFARRLGQIGLVSAEQGKALQAQLKPGQRLVSVAGDLWRWDGYTAAADAPTSAAKRLEQRNRLADLEAEIETARATMRDLRDAYEAARVKVEEAASRERESRQALREAQSAEANLRKALSDAERQASAQLNRLAALTEAEERLTGDLTDVKRTLEENRASFEALRPGDELQARVSAAREDVGKLRLALSEARAALEGLNRDAQARQRRLQAIGEERSAWELRSTNATRQIETLETRNTETAAQLEELKKVPAQIEEKRGALLTQISEAEATRTQAADALAAAENNLAECDKIARETQTALSGAREDRARIDGLVDGARERKSDAEARIREVLECEPEDALALIELKEGDELPDLEQIETKLEKLKRERENLGGVNLRADEEAQELNEQLDTMMREREDLEAAIARLRQGISSLNKEGRQRMLEAFDTVNENFTRLFTHLFGGGTAHLKLTESDDPLEAGLEIMARPPGKRLQVMSLLSGGEQALTAMSLIFAVFLTNPSPICVLDEVDAPLDDANVERFCDLMEEMVRTTDTRFLIITHHALSMARMSRLFGVTMQERGVSTLVSVDLEAAERIREAV from the coding sequence TTGAAGTTCTCTCGTCTGCGTCTTTCTGGATTCAAATCATTCGTCGATACAACAGACCTGTTGATCGAACCTGGCCTTACAGGCGTTGTCGGCCCAAATGGGTGCGGCAAGTCCAACCTGTTGGAAGCCATGCGCTGGGTTATGGGCGAGAACTCGTTCAAGAATATGCGCGGGTCCGGCATGGAAGACGTGATCTTCGCAGGGACAGCAGGACGCCCGGCACGGAACAATGCAGAAGTCGTTCTGACGATCGACAATGCAGATCGCAGCGCGCCTGCGGCCTATAATGAGTCAGATATACTGGAAGTGTCGCGGCGCATTGAGAAAGACGCAGGCTCACAATATCGCATCAATGGCAAAGACGTTCGCGCCCGCGACGTGCAACTTCTATTTGCTGATGCCTCCACCGGCTCCCACTCCCCGGCCCTGGTTCGCCAAGGACAAATTGGACAGCTGATTGCGTCCAAACCCGTGAACCGTCGCCGAATTCTGGAAGAAGCCGCTGGCATTACCGGCCTCCATACGCGTCGTCATGAGGCGGAGTTGCGTCTAAAAGCTGCAGAGACAAATCTCACCCGTCTTGATGATGTGGTGGTGCAGATTGAAACGCAGCTCGCCGGCCTTAAACGCCAGGCGCGGCAGGCAACGCGTTACCGCAACCTGTCCGGGCACATTCGCCGGGCAGAAGCCACTGTGCTTCACATGAAATGGGCGAACGCCACCGAAACACTTGGCGAAGAAGAAAAGCGACTCACAGAAACAGATGCGCGCGTTGCTGAGCTGACTCAGCTGGCGGCAGCGGCCTCCACGGCGCAAGCTCAGGCTTCAGAAAAACTTCCTGAGTTGCGTGACGCAGAAGCCCATGCAGCTGCTGGTCTTCATCGTTTGACTGTTGCACGGGAAAATCTCGACGCAGAAGAAGCCCGCGCCAAAGAACAGGCCGCACAGCTTGTTGCCCGTCTTGAACAGATCACGCAGGACATTGCACGCGAACGTGAGCTTATGAGCGACACCCGCGAGGCTCTTGAAAAACTTACCGCTGAAGAAGCTGAGCTCAAATCCCAAGATGCATCACAAGCTGACGCACATGAGGTGGCACGCACAAAAGTCACAGAGACAAGCGAAGCGCTGCAGACTCGGGAGAATGAGCTGGATACGCTTTCCCAGGAAGCTGCTGCCTTGGCAGCGGAACGTCAAAGCCTGGAGCGCTCCATTCAACAAGGCGAACAGCGCATTGAAAAGCTCGCGTCTCAGCTGAGCGACATTGCGACGGAGCGGGCAACACTCGCGGACGCGGAAGAAAAGAAAGCCGCGATTGCGCAGCAAGGGGCAGAGCTTGAAGAAGCCATGGCCCGCGCTGAAGAAGCCGAGAAGGTCGCCCTTGCCGCAGAAGAAGCCCTTCGTGCAGCACGTGCTGATGAAGCTGAAAAGCGCGAGCCATTGCAAGGCGCTGAACGGGAACTTGAAGGCCTGTCAGCGGAAGCAAAAACACTGGCAGACATGCTCGCCGTTGATGAAGGCGGTCTTTGGCCTCCGCTCATCGACGCGGTCACCGTTGAACCGGGCTATGAAAAGGCCCTTGGTGCTGCGTTAGGCGATGACCTTTCTGTTCCTACAGACAGCGCAGCGCCGATCCACTGGGATCTTGTGGAAGCACATGGTGATGCAGCGCTTCCAGAAGCTGCGCGTCCACTTTCATCTGTTGTCCGTGGACCGGCAGCATTTGCCAGACGCCTTGGACAAATTGGTCTCGTTTCTGCTGAACAAGGTAAGGCTTTGCAGGCCCAACTGAAGCCGGGTCAACGGCTTGTCTCTGTCGCAGGTGATCTGTGGCGCTGGGATGGGTATACCGCGGCGGCTGACGCCCCGACTTCTGCTGCGAAACGCCTTGAGCAACGCAACCGCCTCGCTGACCTTGAAGCGGAGATTGAAACTGCGCGCGCCACCATGCGGGATCTGCGTGACGCCTATGAAGCTGCGCGCGTTAAAGTGGAAGAAGCCGCCTCGCGCGAGCGGGAAAGCCGGCAGGCATTGCGGGAAGCACAATCCGCAGAAGCTAACCTTCGCAAGGCGCTCAGCGATGCGGAACGTCAGGCATCTGCGCAGCTGAACCGTTTGGCCGCTCTTACAGAAGCTGAAGAGCGTCTTACAGGTGATCTCACAGATGTAAAACGCACATTGGAAGAAAACCGCGCTTCTTTTGAAGCTTTGCGGCCGGGCGATGAGCTTCAGGCGCGGGTTAGTGCTGCACGTGAAGATGTTGGCAAACTTCGCCTTGCTCTGTCGGAAGCCCGCGCGGCTCTTGAAGGCCTTAACCGCGATGCGCAGGCGCGCCAGCGCCGCTTGCAAGCTATTGGTGAAGAGCGCTCCGCCTGGGAGCTACGCTCCACCAATGCAACACGCCAGATCGAGACGCTTGAAACCCGCAATACCGAAACAGCGGCTCAGCTGGAAGAACTGAAAAAAGTTCCAGCCCAGATCGAAGAGAAACGTGGTGCTCTTCTGACGCAAATTTCAGAGGCTGAAGCAACACGGACACAAGCTGCAGATGCACTCGCCGCTGCGGAGAACAATCTTGCCGAATGCGACAAGATTGCACGCGAGACCCAAACGGCCTTGTCTGGCGCTCGGGAAGATCGCGCTCGGATCGATGGCCTGGTTGACGGTGCTCGGGAACGCAAATCTGACGCAGAGGCCCGCATCCGGGAAGTCCTGGAATGCGAACCAGAAGACGCACTCGCACTCATTGAACTCAAAGAAGGCGATGAGCTGCCGGATCTCGAGCAGATTGAGACCAAGCTTGAAAAACTGAAGCGTGAGCGGGAAAATCTCGGCGGCGTAAACCTTCGCGCAGACGAAGAAGCCCAAGAGCTCAACGAACAGCTCGATACGATGATGCGCGAGCGCGAAGATCTGGAGGCGGCGATTGCGCGGCTTCGTCAGGGCATCTCCAGTCTGAACAAAGAAGGCCGCCAGCGGATGCTGGAAGCCTTTGATACGGTGAATGAGAACTTCACGCGGCTCTTTACCCACCTGTTTGGCGGCGGCACCGCGCATCTGAAGCTGACAGAATCAGATGATCCACTGGAAGCTGGCCTAGAAATCATGGCGCGACCTCCTGGCAAGCGCCTTCAGGTTATGTCGCTTCTCTCCGGTGGCGAGCAGGCTCTGACCGCAATGTCACTGATATTTGCGGTCTTCCTCACCAATCCATCACCGATCTGCGTCCTCGATGAGGTTGACGCCCCTCTGGATGATGCAAATGTCGAGCGTTTCTGCGATTTGATGGAAGAAATGGTCCGCACAACGGATACACGCTTCCTGATCATCACTCACCACGCCCTCTCCATGGCGCGGATGAGCCGCCTCTTTGGCGTGACCATGCAGGAACGGGGCGTTTCAACCCTCGTATCGGTTGATCTGGAAGCAGCTGAGCGTATTCGCGAAGCAGTTTAA
- the bdbD gene encoding disulfide bond formation protein D: MEQNKRNLLIGGGALLVLILAAFAFMNSNGNGAGAAATANPEVTDALAVAGPMGDYALGADDAPVTVYEYASLTCNHCAAFHLQSFPEIKEKYIETGKVRWVVRAFPFDPAATAAVMLARCSGEDRYYKFLDVLFEQQPQWAFQGNPGENLEAIAKQGGFSGEAYEACIQNEEIFAHVREVQARGQEVHGVRSTPSFFVNGQKVEGALPFSEFEEVLLKYLPES; encoded by the coding sequence GTGGAACAAAATAAGCGCAATTTGCTGATCGGGGGCGGTGCCCTGCTGGTCCTCATTCTGGCGGCCTTCGCCTTCATGAATTCCAACGGAAACGGGGCTGGGGCCGCGGCAACCGCTAATCCTGAGGTAACCGACGCACTGGCGGTCGCAGGGCCAATGGGCGATTACGCACTCGGCGCGGACGATGCGCCTGTCACAGTCTATGAATATGCTTCGCTCACCTGCAATCACTGTGCGGCGTTTCACCTGCAGAGCTTTCCAGAGATCAAGGAGAAATACATTGAAACCGGAAAAGTGCGCTGGGTGGTCAGGGCCTTCCCGTTTGATCCTGCCGCCACAGCCGCAGTGATGCTGGCCCGCTGCTCTGGCGAAGACCGTTACTACAAATTCCTCGATGTTCTGTTTGAGCAACAACCGCAATGGGCGTTCCAAGGAAATCCTGGGGAAAATCTTGAAGCCATCGCGAAGCAAGGTGGTTTTTCCGGCGAAGCCTACGAAGCTTGCATCCAGAATGAAGAAATTTTCGCACATGTAAGAGAGGTCCAGGCGCGGGGCCAGGAAGTTCACGGCGTGCGTTCGACACCTTCCTTCTTTGTAAACGGTCAAAAAGTTGAAGGCGCTTTGCCATTCTCCGAATTCGAAGAGGTTTTGCTTAAGTACCTACCCGAATCGTGA
- a CDS encoding hypothetical protein (protein of unknown function (DUF721)) — MSTFRPPRRARVPLPVTKQIAATARNVFKARGFQQDHIVRHWPEIVGASLSGLSMPEKLAFPRTKSNENPRRSEGATLTVRVDGPGALEFAHQEPQILERINSYYGYQAVTRIKLIQAPLPLPKPIRKRQIATLSPSQEATLQSETAQIQSDALRASLEELGRRVLGSQKRPNRPGTRRR, encoded by the coding sequence ATGTCTACCTTCCGACCACCCCGTCGCGCCAGAGTGCCGTTGCCTGTCACCAAACAGATTGCAGCAACAGCCCGCAATGTGTTCAAGGCGCGCGGCTTTCAGCAGGATCATATTGTCCGCCATTGGCCGGAGATTGTGGGGGCGTCACTGTCCGGCCTTTCCATGCCGGAAAAGCTCGCATTCCCACGCACAAAATCGAATGAAAACCCCAGGCGGTCAGAAGGGGCCACCCTCACGGTGAGGGTCGACGGGCCTGGGGCCCTAGAATTTGCCCATCAGGAGCCGCAAATCCTTGAACGGATCAACTCCTATTATGGCTACCAGGCGGTGACGCGGATCAAGCTCATTCAGGCGCCGCTGCCGCTGCCGAAACCCATCAGAAAACGGCAGATTGCCACATTGTCGCCTAGCCAAGAGGCGACTCTGCAGTCCGAAACGGCACAAATCCAGTCGGACGCGCTCCGCGCCTCCCTGGAAGAGCTTGGACGTCGGGTGCTCGGCTCTCAGAAAAGACCCAACCGGCCCGGTACCAGACGGCGCTAA
- the mutY gene encoding adenine DNA glycosylase: MRPPKASDLLTWYDAHARRLPWRALPGETADPYAVWLSEIMLQQTTVATVGPYFQKFLAKWPRVGDLAAADIDEVMHAWAGLGYYSRARNLHACAKQVADEHGGTFPDTEEALSALPGIGPYTAAAVASIAFDRPAVVVDGNVERVIARIFDIREPLPGAKKTIKEMTATLTPKKRPGDFAQAMMDLGATICTPRRPSCDRCPWNKSCQALKAGDPETLPVKAPKKQKPTRKGAAFWTVRKDGAILLRKRPPKGLLGGMMEVPSTQWVEETREEETLVSEAPLAKPKWKKRVGQVRHTFTHFHLELDLYEASVPLKANADGEWVLPENLGDHALPTVMKKVVALALSDEQENAGPR; this comes from the coding sequence GTGAGACCTCCCAAAGCGTCAGATCTGTTGACCTGGTACGACGCCCACGCGCGTCGCCTGCCCTGGCGCGCGCTGCCGGGTGAAACCGCAGACCCTTATGCGGTCTGGTTGTCGGAGATCATGTTGCAGCAAACGACGGTGGCGACCGTTGGACCCTATTTCCAGAAGTTCTTGGCCAAATGGCCTCGCGTGGGTGACCTCGCCGCTGCCGACATAGATGAAGTCATGCATGCCTGGGCGGGGCTGGGATATTACAGCCGCGCCCGCAACCTGCATGCCTGCGCGAAACAGGTGGCCGATGAGCATGGCGGCACCTTTCCAGACACAGAAGAGGCGCTCTCCGCACTGCCGGGGATTGGCCCCTACACCGCGGCAGCCGTCGCCTCCATTGCCTTTGATCGTCCCGCTGTCGTGGTCGACGGCAATGTGGAAAGGGTGATCGCGCGCATCTTCGACATTCGCGAACCCTTGCCCGGCGCAAAAAAAACCATCAAGGAAATGACGGCGACACTGACGCCAAAAAAACGTCCCGGCGACTTCGCACAAGCCATGATGGACTTGGGTGCCACCATCTGCACGCCTCGGCGGCCATCTTGCGACAGATGCCCTTGGAACAAATCCTGTCAGGCATTGAAAGCGGGCGACCCGGAAACACTTCCGGTGAAGGCACCTAAGAAGCAAAAGCCGACCCGCAAGGGCGCAGCCTTTTGGACGGTGCGCAAAGATGGCGCAATTCTCCTTCGCAAGCGTCCACCCAAAGGCCTGCTCGGCGGCATGATGGAAGTCCCGTCAACACAGTGGGTGGAGGAGACACGAGAAGAGGAAACGCTTGTCTCGGAAGCACCGCTGGCAAAACCCAAATGGAAAAAGCGGGTCGGGCAGGTGCGTCACACCTTCACCCACTTTCATCTGGAGCTCGACTTGTACGAAGCGTCTGTGCCTCTAAAGGCAAATGCCGACGGCGAATGGGTCTTGCCGGAAAACCTGGGCGACCACGCCCTGCCGACGGTGATGAAAAAGGTCGTGGCACTGGCGCTCTCGGATGAACAAGAAAACGCCGGACCGCGTTGA
- the dpnA gene encoding modification methylase DpnIIB, whose product MSRLPANEILQGDCIELMNAMPEKSVDLIFADPPYNLQLQGDLTRPDQSKVDGVTDKWDQFASFETYDQFTHEWMTAARRILKDSGAIWVIGSYHNIFRVGAKLQDLGFWIMNDVVWRKTNPMPNFRGTRFTNAHETLIWASKSEKSKYTFNYDAMKALNEDVQMRSDWVLPICTGGERLKGDDGAKAHPTQKPESLLHRVLLSTTNPGDIVLDPFFGTGTTGAVAKKLGRNFIGLERETSYIDAAKKRLKSTKSGTAEDIEVTQSKKSEPRVPFGTIVERGLLSPGTVLYDPASRHAARVRADGTLACKDATGSIHKIGAHVQGAAACNGWTFWHYKKRGKLQPIDLLRQKVRKEIYAS is encoded by the coding sequence ATGAGCCGGTTGCCGGCCAACGAAATCCTACAGGGCGATTGCATTGAGCTGATGAATGCGATGCCGGAAAAATCCGTCGATCTTATCTTCGCAGACCCGCCTTACAATCTTCAGCTGCAAGGTGATCTCACCCGGCCTGACCAAAGCAAGGTTGATGGCGTCACTGACAAGTGGGACCAGTTCGCGAGCTTTGAAACCTATGACCAGTTCACCCATGAGTGGATGACTGCCGCACGGCGCATCCTGAAAGATAGCGGTGCGATCTGGGTGATTGGCTCCTATCACAATATTTTCCGGGTTGGCGCGAAACTTCAGGATCTCGGCTTCTGGATCATGAATGATGTTGTCTGGCGCAAGACAAACCCGATGCCGAACTTTCGCGGTACGCGTTTTACGAACGCTCACGAAACCCTGATCTGGGCGTCAAAGTCTGAGAAATCCAAATACACGTTCAACTATGACGCCATGAAAGCGCTCAATGAAGATGTGCAGATGCGCTCTGACTGGGTGCTCCCGATATGCACGGGCGGCGAGCGCCTGAAAGGCGACGATGGAGCCAAAGCTCACCCGACACAAAAACCTGAATCGCTTTTGCACAGGGTGCTGCTCTCCACTACCAACCCTGGCGACATTGTGCTCGACCCGTTCTTCGGTACCGGCACAACTGGCGCCGTCGCCAAGAAGCTTGGGCGGAACTTTATCGGTCTGGAGCGCGAAACTTCTTACATTGACGCTGCCAAGAAGCGGTTGAAGTCTACCAAGTCCGGCACTGCGGAAGACATTGAAGTCACGCAATCCAAGAAGTCCGAGCCACGTGTCCCCTTCGGCACAATTGTCGAGCGTGGTCTCCTGTCACCGGGCACTGTTCTCTATGATCCAGCCAGCCGCCATGCAGCGCGGGTTCGTGCTGACGGAACACTCGCTTGTAAAGACGCTACCGGCTCGATCCACAAAATCGGCGCACATGTACAAGGCGCTGCCGCTTGCAATGGCTGGACGTTCTGGCACTACAAGAAACGCGGCAAGCTGCAGCCCATCGACCTTCTGCGCCAAAAGGTGCGCAAAGAGATTTACGCGAGCTAA
- the rnhB gene encoding ribonuclease HII: protein MSEKTSLFGGPDFSLERAAGAPKLRIAGVDEAGRGAWAGPVVAAAVILDPAHIPDGLDDSKKLSAKKRDALYDVIMDVAEVGVGYGSVEQVEVRNVLNATMDAMRDAVVGLPTQPEIALVDGNKTPLLPCKAEAVIGGDGRSVSIAAASIIAKVTRDRLMQALDKEFPGYGWDTNVGYGTAVHKSGIERLGVNEHHRRSYKPIRNMLST from the coding sequence ATGAGTGAGAAGACTTCTCTTTTTGGTGGACCGGATTTCAGTCTGGAACGTGCTGCAGGCGCGCCAAAGCTTCGCATTGCCGGCGTCGATGAAGCGGGACGCGGGGCCTGGGCGGGACCTGTGGTTGCAGCTGCCGTTATTCTAGATCCTGCTCATATTCCAGACGGGCTTGATGACAGCAAAAAACTATCCGCCAAAAAACGCGACGCCCTCTATGACGTCATCATGGATGTGGCGGAAGTTGGTGTCGGCTATGGCAGTGTTGAACAGGTTGAAGTGCGCAATGTGCTGAACGCCACGATGGACGCCATGCGAGATGCTGTCGTAGGTCTTCCCACTCAACCCGAAATTGCGCTTGTTGACGGAAACAAAACCCCTCTCCTTCCCTGTAAAGCTGAAGCGGTGATTGGTGGCGATGGACGTTCAGTTTCCATTGCGGCCGCCTCCATCATTGCCAAAGTCACGCGGGATCGGTTGATGCAGGCGCTCGACAAAGAGTTTCCCGGCTATGGCTGGGACACCAATGTGGGCTATGGCACGGCTGTGCATAAGTCGGGCATTGAACGGTTGGGGGTTAACGAACACCACCGACGTTCCTACAAGCCCATACGCAACATGTTGAGCACTTGA